One region of Candidatus Saccharibacteria bacterium genomic DNA includes:
- a CDS encoding RecX family transcriptional regulator encodes MKITAIKAAVKTQGRYNIFVDGAYNFSLDEFQLIHLGVRLGREYTEAELEQLKEESVFGKAYARALEYIMRRPRSEKELRDYAWRKQWDPALADRVIERLRAKGHVDDATFAQAWVRHRALGKPISTRKLQMELRQKGVADEHVTAALAVDKDFDEKDALRRLVAKKRARYPDRQKFLAYLMRQGYGYDDVKSAVDGTEDEEL; translated from the coding sequence ATGAAGATCACTGCCATCAAGGCGGCGGTCAAGACGCAGGGACGGTATAACATCTTCGTTGATGGCGCTTATAATTTTTCACTTGATGAGTTTCAGCTGATCCATCTTGGAGTACGCCTCGGCCGGGAATACACCGAAGCCGAACTTGAACAGCTCAAAGAAGAAAGTGTCTTTGGCAAGGCATACGCACGGGCGCTGGAGTATATCATGCGACGACCACGCAGCGAGAAGGAGCTGCGCGATTATGCCTGGCGCAAGCAGTGGGATCCAGCTTTGGCCGACAGGGTGATAGAGCGGCTGCGCGCCAAGGGGCACGTTGATGACGCCACGTTCGCGCAGGCCTGGGTGCGGCACCGGGCACTTGGCAAACCGATCAGCACCAGGAAACTGCAGATGGAACTGCGGCAGAAAGGGGTGGCCGATGAGCATGTGACGGCGGCTTTGGCGGTCGATAAGGACTTTGACGAAAAAGATGCCTTGCGTCGTTTAGTTGCCAAAAAACGGGCACGGTACCCGGACCGCCAAAAATTCCTGGCCTATCTGATGCGGCAAGGGTATGGCTATGATGATGTCAAGTCGGCCGTGGACGGGACGGAAGACGAGGAGCTGTAG
- the pilM gene encoding type IV pilus assembly protein PilM, producing MSQLFFKEKPLIGLDISQSSAKFIGLSPKSGNVSSYGYIELDQARMQNVQEIEAHLKTQLNEMLNKHSIGRLPSRHVAVSVPTYRTFTRSISLPRAAEDDLLSAIHLEAEQYIPVSINELYIDHEVIEKRDDTIEALMSAVPKLYVDATMSACTSIGLTPVLVEPGIMAVARLIRRAEGGELPTVILDVGADSTDIAILDKSIRVTGSVDVGGHTMTQAIMKAAKVTREAAHVLRTQSGLNLGPKQTLIRKSLEPSLDRIISETKKVMRYYTERLGSKNKIEQLIIVGGGSNMPGLGDYFTENMVIASRVASPWQILDFGKLKPIPKQLQPRFITAIGLGMVDHREVWQ from the coding sequence ATGAGTCAGCTATTTTTTAAAGAAAAACCATTGATCGGACTGGATATATCGCAATCGAGCGCGAAGTTCATTGGCCTGTCCCCAAAGAGTGGTAATGTCAGCTCGTATGGCTACATCGAGCTTGATCAGGCACGGATGCAAAACGTCCAGGAAATAGAAGCCCATCTTAAGACCCAGCTGAATGAGATGCTCAATAAGCATTCTATCGGCCGGCTGCCAAGCCGCCACGTAGCGGTCAGTGTGCCAACTTACCGGACCTTTACCCGCAGTATCAGCTTGCCGCGGGCTGCCGAGGACGACCTGCTGAGTGCCATCCACCTTGAGGCCGAGCAATACATCCCGGTCAGTATCAATGAGCTCTACATTGACCATGAGGTCATCGAGAAACGCGACGACACCATAGAGGCCTTGATGTCGGCCGTACCCAAGCTGTATGTCGATGCTACTATGTCCGCCTGCACCTCCATCGGACTGACACCAGTACTGGTGGAGCCGGGCATCATGGCCGTCGCCCGCCTTATCCGCCGGGCCGAAGGCGGTGAGCTGCCAACGGTCATCCTGGACGTCGGAGCTGATTCGACTGATATTGCCATCCTGGACAAATCCATCCGTGTCACCGGCTCTGTCGACGTCGGCGGCCACACCATGACACAGGCCATCATGAAGGCTGCCAAAGTTACTCGCGAAGCGGCGCATGTGCTGCGTACCCAAAGCGGCCTGAACCTTGGCCCCAAGCAGACCCTCATCCGCAAATCGCTCGAACCATCACTCGACAGGATTATTTCCGAAACCAAGAAGGTCATGCGCTACTACACCGAGCGGCTTGGCAGCAAGAATAAGATCGAGCAGCTGATCATCGTCGGCGGTGGCTCTAACATGCCCGGCCTGGGTGATTACTTTACCGAGAACATGGTCATCGCCTCCCGCGTGGCCAGCCCATGGCAGATTTTGGACTTCGGTAAGCTCAAGCCGATTCCCAAACAGCTACAGCCACGCTTCATCACCGCCATCGGTCTGGGCATGGTCGACCATAGGGAGGTCTGGCAATGA
- the recA gene encoding recombinase RecA: MAEKQQKQAAATASDKNDKSDAKTDGKTKALGLALDQITKQFGDGSIMKLGDAHKVEVETIPSGALSLDLALGGGYPKGRIVEIYGPESSGKTTLTLHAIAQVQKLGGTAAFIDAEHALDPSYARKVGVDTDNLLVAQPDNGEQALEICETLVRSNAVDLIIVDSVAALVPQAEIEGDMGDSHMGLQARLMSQALRKLTGIINKSKATVIFINQIRMKIGVMFGNPETTTGGNALKFYASLRLDIRRTGQIKTGEDVIGNRTKVKVVKNKIAPPFRIAEFDIMYNEGISATGDVLDLAVTHNIVGKSGAWFDYNNAKIGQGREASKTYLKEHRDVMAEIETKVREKVAAEEV; this comes from the coding sequence ATGGCAGAGAAGCAACAGAAACAAGCGGCCGCCACAGCATCCGACAAAAACGACAAGAGTGATGCCAAGACCGACGGCAAGACCAAGGCCCTCGGCCTGGCACTTGATCAGATAACCAAACAGTTCGGCGACGGCTCAATCATGAAGCTGGGCGACGCCCACAAAGTAGAGGTCGAAACCATTCCATCAGGCGCCTTAAGCCTGGACCTGGCTCTGGGCGGCGGGTACCCCAAGGGTCGCATCGTTGAGATTTACGGACCGGAAAGCTCTGGCAAGACTACGCTGACCTTGCACGCCATCGCACAGGTGCAGAAACTGGGCGGTACGGCGGCCTTCATCGATGCCGAGCACGCGCTCGACCCAAGTTACGCCCGTAAGGTGGGAGTGGACACCGACAATCTGCTGGTTGCCCAGCCGGACAATGGCGAGCAGGCCCTGGAAATCTGTGAGACGCTGGTGCGCAGCAATGCCGTCGATCTGATTATTGTTGACTCGGTGGCCGCCCTGGTGCCGCAGGCAGAAATTGAAGGCGACATGGGCGACAGCCACATGGGTCTGCAGGCCCGCCTGATGAGCCAGGCACTGCGTAAGCTGACCGGTATCATTAATAAGAGCAAGGCGACGGTCATCTTCATCAACCAGATCCGTATGAAGATCGGTGTCATGTTTGGCAACCCGGAGACGACCACCGGTGGTAACGCCTTGAAGTTTTACGCGTCGCTGCGTCTGGATATCCGCCGCACCGGCCAGATTAAGACCGGCGAGGACGTCATCGGTAACCGTACCAAGGTGAAGGTGGTCAAGAATAAGATTGCGCCGCCATTCCGTATCGCTGAGTTCGACATCATGTACAACGAGGGCATCAGTGCTACCGGTGACGTGCTTGACCTGGCGGTCACTCACAACATCGTTGGCAAGTCGGGTGCCTGGTTCGACTACAATAACGCCAAGATCGGCCAGGGCCGCGAAGCCTCCAAGACATACCTCAAGGAACACCGGGATGTCATGGCCGAGATTGAGACCAAGGTCCGCGAGAAAGTCGCAGCCGAAGAAGTCTAG
- a CDS encoding lamin tail domain-containing protein, which yields MKHIYRITSYSILILSLIVLNARPGAALGVEPTLPPGGETAEPPGQVRRPILIAELSSHGADSTDADFVELYNPNAESVDVTNWLIQYRTASATPDKPWVDKSSTGKDADTKARLGCGSGCVLSIAGKGRLLVASPAAKLAAADVTPAANLGFAGAGGQVRLVSVDAATKVQEQEDLVGYGKISSSGLPAATAEGEPAPAHGAGESLQRMVLPDNELADTDDNRQDFIVAEEPTPGLANVYIPPEEPPVPLPDVEPDLAQETAQLRLNEVLADPAPPLQDSQAEYIELHNVGRQEIVLKGFVLTTGDSKSQRYTFEDDTALTPGEYLAVYARDTGLALTNAGATVTLLTPGGLTLDATTYTGAKPDVAWARNEAGGWQWTDTLTPGAANMLTLKTTVKAPKASTKKPAAKKPAKAKAAKAPKAKKEKAASTPVEAKEASAKRDASVWVAGGMAMVTSGYLAYDYRSVFRRLYERCTSGKGSNGASG from the coding sequence ATGAAACATATATATCGCATCACCTCATACAGCATACTGATACTATCGCTTATCGTTCTGAACGCCAGGCCCGGAGCGGCGCTCGGCGTCGAGCCGACGCTTCCGCCAGGCGGAGAGACGGCGGAGCCGCCAGGCCAGGTGCGTCGGCCAATCCTGATTGCCGAGCTTAGCAGCCATGGTGCTGACAGTACCGATGCGGACTTTGTCGAGCTATACAATCCCAACGCCGAAAGTGTCGACGTGACCAACTGGCTTATCCAATATCGGACGGCGAGCGCAACGCCGGATAAGCCGTGGGTGGATAAAAGCTCCACAGGCAAAGACGCCGACACCAAGGCGCGCCTGGGATGCGGGAGCGGCTGTGTGCTCAGTATTGCCGGCAAAGGGCGTCTGCTCGTGGCCAGCCCGGCGGCCAAGCTAGCGGCAGCAGACGTGACGCCTGCTGCCAACCTGGGCTTCGCCGGCGCTGGCGGGCAGGTGCGTCTGGTGTCGGTGGATGCTGCCACGAAGGTGCAAGAGCAGGAGGATCTTGTGGGATATGGCAAGATATCAAGCAGCGGGTTGCCGGCCGCAACCGCCGAAGGGGAGCCGGCGCCAGCGCACGGAGCCGGTGAGAGCCTGCAACGGATGGTGCTGCCCGACAATGAACTGGCCGATACCGATGACAACAGGCAGGACTTCATCGTGGCGGAAGAACCGACGCCAGGCCTGGCAAACGTTTATATTCCGCCAGAGGAGCCGCCCGTGCCGCTTCCGGACGTGGAGCCTGACCTTGCCCAGGAAACGGCACAGCTACGACTGAACGAGGTGCTGGCCGATCCGGCGCCACCGCTACAGGACAGTCAGGCGGAATATATTGAGCTGCACAATGTCGGTCGGCAAGAAATCGTCCTGAAGGGCTTTGTACTGACGACAGGGGATAGCAAGAGCCAGCGCTACACGTTCGAAGACGATACTGCCCTTACTCCTGGCGAATATCTCGCGGTGTACGCCAGGGACACCGGTCTGGCGCTGACGAATGCCGGCGCGACGGTAACGTTACTGACTCCGGGTGGCCTGACGCTTGATGCAACAACCTATACTGGCGCCAAGCCCGATGTGGCATGGGCCAGGAACGAGGCGGGCGGCTGGCAATGGACTGATACGCTCACGCCTGGGGCTGCCAACATGCTGACGCTTAAGACCACAGTCAAGGCACCAAAGGCCAGTACGAAAAAACCGGCTGCCAAGAAGCCCGCCAAGGCCAAGGCCGCCAAAGCCCCTAAGGCAAAGAAGGAAAAGGCCGCCAGCACGCCCGTAGAGGCCAAGGAGGCGTCGGCCAAGCGTGACGCAAGTGTATGGGTGGCGGGCGGCATGGCCATGGTGACAAGCGGCTACCTGGCCTACGATTACCGTTCGGTCTTCCGGCGGCTCTATGAGCGGTGTACCTCTGGCAAAGGGTCGAATGGGGCAAGTGGATAA
- a CDS encoding PH domain-containing protein, whose amino-acid sequence MAEKTTSPGAHPQSQQPQGYTPVVPVQPVSGGSSSEGGPQVVYLARPSMPVEPEIPEVAQRRHEESKRKYPELNLSKGEFVISAVRRHPIGLISIWVVTGIIVLLLLFIMGFLMQFQGGVLSSMGIGGASGVSFAALLLPFLGVVALIILGGFVSSFVYTQNKFFLTNESVVQFIQISLFSRKEQTISLANIEDASYRQHGIMQHLFGYGNIRLSTQGEETTYRFSYVANPRHQITLLNDAVEAFKNGRPIMGNEGEDDS is encoded by the coding sequence ATGGCAGAGAAGACCACATCACCCGGAGCACATCCCCAGAGCCAACAGCCACAAGGGTACACGCCGGTTGTGCCGGTGCAGCCCGTCAGCGGTGGATCATCAAGTGAAGGCGGCCCGCAGGTCGTCTATTTAGCCCGGCCGTCCATGCCGGTCGAGCCAGAGATTCCCGAAGTCGCCCAGCGGCGCCATGAGGAATCCAAGCGCAAGTATCCTGAGCTTAACCTGAGCAAGGGCGAATTTGTCATAAGTGCGGTGCGCCGCCATCCTATCGGCCTTATATCCATCTGGGTCGTCACGGGTATCATCGTATTGCTCCTCCTCTTTATCATGGGCTTCCTGATGCAGTTCCAGGGCGGCGTGTTGTCGTCGATGGGCATCGGCGGTGCCAGCGGGGTCTCGTTCGCGGCGCTGCTACTTCCGTTCCTGGGCGTGGTCGCCCTGATCATCCTGGGCGGTTTCGTCTCCAGTTTCGTCTATACCCAGAACAAGTTCTTTCTCACCAACGAAAGCGTGGTGCAGTTCATCCAGATAAGCCTGTTTTCACGCAAGGAACAGACGATCAGCCTGGCCAACATCGAGGACGCCAGTTACCGCCAGCACGGCATCATGCAACATCTTTTCGGCTACGGTAACATCCGGTTGTCAACCCAGGGTGAAGAAACGACGTACCGGTTCAGCTATGTGGCTAATCCACGTCATCAGATTACCCTGCTCAATGACGCCGTCGAGGCCTTCAAGAACGGGCGCCCCATCATGGGCAACGAGGGTGAGGACGACAGCTAG
- a CDS encoding type II/IV secretion system protein yields MRIADETLVKLLQQTGKITDEKLAPLAEEAKKLNRPLLDVVLKRSIVGEKELTKLYAAYLEVPFTALEPNTVTKGTLSLIPERIARQYNAVVFSVADGAAQLAMEDPEDVQAINFLQKYIGSKFKLFMATREDILMTLENYREEVSSQIDKVIEVQAQKDGPANADQAVKEEDVSENSPVAQTVNLLLEYAIRSGASDIHLEPREDYLQVRYRIDGVLKEANRLPAHVVNALISRIKILAALKIDERRVPQDGRFKITVAGKKYALRVSTLPISDGEKVVMRILDESNRALSLESLGYWGRDLEEVNKALVQPHGMVLVTGPTGSGKSTSLFSALTILNRPEVNISTVEDPVEYKIVGANQTQVNPKAGMTFVAGLRALLRQDPNIIMVGEIRDGETANLAVQAALTGHLVFSTLHTNNAATCLPRLLDMGIEPFLIASTVRAVIGQRLVRRLCTNCREQHAPSPEEIAEISSIFHLTDAAAFARLHALEARAAKEKIGVEEKNMSTTESGIQSLWKARTGGCDNCNKTGYKGRMGIYEVLTNSNNVQRLIVGSGTSEEIQRTAIAEGMTTMQVDGFIKSLRGETSIEEILRVTRE; encoded by the coding sequence ATGAGAATCGCTGACGAAACACTAGTAAAGCTGCTCCAGCAGACTGGGAAGATCACCGACGAGAAGCTGGCACCCTTGGCTGAAGAAGCCAAGAAGCTGAATCGTCCGCTGCTTGATGTCGTCCTGAAGCGCAGCATCGTCGGCGAAAAGGAACTGACCAAGCTCTACGCCGCCTACCTTGAAGTCCCCTTCACCGCCCTGGAGCCCAACACCGTCACCAAAGGCACGCTTAGCCTGATTCCAGAGCGTATCGCCCGGCAGTATAATGCTGTCGTCTTCAGCGTCGCCGACGGTGCCGCCCAGCTGGCCATGGAAGACCCCGAGGACGTCCAGGCCATCAACTTCCTGCAAAAATACATCGGCAGCAAGTTCAAGCTCTTCATGGCCACCCGTGAAGACATCCTGATGACACTGGAGAACTACCGCGAAGAAGTCTCCTCCCAGATTGACAAGGTCATCGAGGTACAGGCCCAAAAAGACGGCCCGGCCAACGCCGACCAAGCCGTCAAGGAAGAAGATGTCTCCGAGAATTCGCCAGTCGCCCAGACCGTCAATCTGCTCTTGGAATACGCTATCCGTTCCGGCGCCTCGGACATCCACCTGGAGCCGCGCGAAGACTACCTGCAGGTCCGCTACCGTATCGACGGCGTCCTGAAAGAGGCTAACCGCCTGCCGGCCCATGTCGTCAATGCGCTTATCAGCCGCATCAAGATTCTGGCCGCCCTCAAGATTGACGAACGGCGCGTGCCGCAGGACGGCCGCTTTAAGATTACTGTCGCCGGCAAGAAGTACGCCCTGCGTGTCAGCACCCTGCCCATCTCCGACGGCGAGAAGGTGGTCATGCGTATCCTTGATGAGAGTAACCGCGCCCTGTCGCTGGAAAGCCTCGGCTACTGGGGCCGCGACCTCGAAGAAGTCAACAAGGCGCTGGTGCAGCCGCACGGCATGGTGCTGGTCACCGGCCCGACCGGTTCCGGCAAGTCCACCAGCCTCTTCAGCGCCTTAACCATCCTCAACCGCCCCGAGGTCAACATCTCTACCGTCGAAGACCCGGTCGAGTACAAGATCGTCGGTGCCAACCAGACCCAGGTCAACCCCAAGGCTGGCATGACCTTCGTCGCCGGCCTCCGCGCCCTGCTGCGTCAGGACCCCAATATCATCATGGTCGGTGAGATCCGTGACGGCGAAACGGCCAACCTGGCCGTGCAGGCCGCCCTGACCGGCCACCTGGTCTTCAGTACGCTGCACACCAACAACGCCGCCACCTGTCTGCCGCGTCTGCTGGACATGGGCATCGAGCCCTTCCTGATTGCCTCGACCGTCCGCGCCGTCATCGGCCAGCGCCTGGTGCGCCGCCTGTGCACCAACTGCCGCGAACAGCACGCGCCCTCCCCTGAGGAAATCGCTGAGATCAGCAGCATCTTCCATCTGACTGATGCCGCCGCCTTCGCCCGCCTCCACGCCTTGGAGGCCCGGGCCGCCAAGGAGAAGATCGGTGTCGAAGAAAAGAACATGAGCACCACCGAGTCCGGCATCCAGAGCCTCTGGAAAGCCCGCACCGGTGGCTGCGACAACTGCAACAAGACCGGCTACAAAGGCCGGATGGGCATTTACGAAGTCCTGACCAATTCCAACAACGTCCAGCGCCTGATCGTCGGCAGCGGCACCAGTGAAGAAATCCAGCGCACCGCCATTGCTGAAGGCATGACCACCATGCAGGTGGATGGGTTTATCAAGTCGCTGCGCGGCGAAACCAGTATTGAAGAAATCTTAAGGGTAACGAGAGAATAA
- a CDS encoding PRC-barrel domain-containing protein gives MLLWKERLENCPVMSLQTGGQLGVANQPIIDPRDLRVVAFYVTGPQVDVHPAVLHTSDIREFGSLGMIVNDSDDIMALDEELVRLNEIISYHFELVGMKVIDTDRNKLGKIVDYVVDTTSFMVSKFNVKAPLLHVGAHAGDLLIGRQQIREITDDHIVVAAPTIETPAEAPAVQEGLAPFENPFRQPHTEGNPATHHNSQS, from the coding sequence ATGCTTTTATGGAAAGAGCGCCTCGAGAACTGCCCCGTCATGAGCCTGCAGACAGGCGGACAGCTCGGAGTCGCAAATCAGCCCATCATCGACCCGCGCGACCTGCGCGTGGTTGCCTTTTATGTGACAGGTCCGCAGGTGGACGTCCATCCGGCCGTTCTGCACACCTCCGATATCCGTGAGTTCGGCAGTCTCGGCATGATTGTCAATGACAGCGACGACATCATGGCGCTTGACGAAGAGCTGGTCCGCCTCAACGAGATTATCAGCTATCATTTTGAACTGGTTGGCATGAAGGTTATCGACACCGATCGGAACAAGCTCGGCAAAATAGTTGATTACGTTGTAGATACTACCAGCTTTATGGTCAGTAAATTTAATGTCAAAGCACCGCTGCTCCATGTCGGTGCGCATGCCGGTGACCTGTTGATCGGCCGCCAACAAATCCGTGAGATTACCGATGATCACATCGTCGTGGCCGCCCCGACCATCGAGACGCCCGCCGAAGCCCCTGCCGTCCAAGAGGGCCTGGCGCCCTTTGAGAACCCTTTCCGCCAGCCGCATACCGAAGGCAACCCGGCTACGCACCACAACAGTCAGTCGTAG
- the ruvB gene encoding Holliday junction branch migration DNA helicase RuvB, with the protein MAIERIIDTSVTEDPVEVDLEVTLRPKRFTEYIGQERLKANVKLAIDAARKRGEPVDHVLLYGPPGLGKTTMASVIANEMGSNIKITAGPAIERAGDLASILTNLEEGDILFIDEIHRLSRAVEEVLYSAMEDFKLDIVIGKGPAARSVRLDLPKFTVIGATTRTGSLAAPLRDRFGLMHRLEFYKPAEIAQIIHRSAVILGVQIAPEAARSLSTRARLTPRIANRLLKRVRDYADVNGDGIIDTQLAGKALELLEVDTLGLDPSDRQLLWAMIDNCGGGPVGLGTLAAMTGDEASTIEDFYEPYLLQIGFIERTPRGRKVTLKARRHLGAGVPDDES; encoded by the coding sequence ATGGCAATCGAGCGTATTATTGACACCAGCGTCACCGAGGATCCGGTCGAAGTCGACCTGGAAGTGACGCTGCGGCCAAAACGGTTTACGGAATATATCGGCCAGGAGCGGCTTAAGGCCAACGTCAAGCTGGCCATCGATGCCGCACGCAAGCGTGGTGAGCCGGTTGACCACGTACTGCTCTATGGCCCCCCAGGCCTGGGTAAGACGACCATGGCCAGCGTCATCGCCAACGAGATGGGATCGAATATCAAGATTACGGCCGGACCTGCCATTGAGCGGGCTGGCGACCTGGCGAGCATCCTGACCAATCTCGAAGAAGGTGATATCTTGTTCATTGATGAGATTCACCGGCTGAGCCGGGCGGTCGAAGAAGTGCTATATTCCGCCATGGAAGATTTCAAGCTTGATATCGTCATCGGCAAGGGGCCGGCGGCCCGCAGTGTCCGGCTCGACCTGCCAAAGTTCACGGTTATCGGTGCCACCACGCGTACCGGCAGCCTGGCGGCGCCGCTGCGTGACCGTTTTGGGCTGATGCACCGGCTGGAGTTTTATAAGCCGGCCGAGATTGCGCAGATCATCCATCGCTCGGCAGTGATCCTGGGGGTGCAGATTGCGCCGGAAGCGGCACGGTCGCTGTCTACACGGGCCCGCCTGACACCGCGCATCGCCAACCGGCTGTTGAAGCGTGTGCGCGATTACGCTGATGTGAACGGTGACGGCATCATCGATACGCAACTGGCTGGCAAGGCGCTGGAGTTATTGGAAGTCGATACGCTCGGCCTCGACCCCAGTGATCGCCAGCTGCTATGGGCCATGATTGATAACTGCGGCGGCGGGCCGGTAGGCCTGGGCACCCTGGCGGCCATGACCGGCGATGAGGCTTCAACCATCGAGGATTTTTATGAGCCGTACCTGCTACAAATAGGCTTTATCGAGCGCACGCCGCGTGGCCGCAAGGTGACACTCAAGGCGCGGCGCCATCTTGGCGCAGGCGTACCAGATGACGAAAGCTAG
- a CDS encoding prepilin-type N-terminal cleavage/methylation domain-containing protein: protein MLKTLTKNRKAGFTIVELLIVIVVIGILAAIVLNTFSGVQARARNTERQTDIKGLSSQLEAFAVDPANANPGNYPLGSSLVGATPAAVQLVLKGIDANAIQAPGGNANSLITGTSPTTSQYGYNPYIAGGTTPCAAANNCGKFVLNWNEEAVNGSGGGQKTKDSLNQ, encoded by the coding sequence ATGCTAAAAACACTTACAAAGAACCGAAAGGCCGGCTTCACTATCGTTGAGCTGCTGATCGTCATCGTAGTGATCGGTATCCTGGCTGCAATCGTCCTGAACACGTTCAGCGGTGTCCAGGCACGCGCACGCAACACCGAGCGCCAGACTGACATCAAGGGCCTTTCAAGCCAGCTGGAGGCATTCGCTGTCGACCCGGCAAACGCCAACCCGGGCAACTACCCGCTTGGTTCATCCTTGGTGGGTGCGACACCTGCAGCCGTACAGCTTGTCCTCAAGGGTATCGACGCCAACGCTATCCAGGCTCCTGGTGGCAACGCCAACTCGCTCATCACTGGTACTAGCCCAACTACTTCGCAGTACGGCTACAACCCATACATCGCCGGTGGTACCACTCCTTGTGCTGCTGCCAACAACTGTGGCAAGTTCGTCCTGAACTGGAACGAAGAAGCCGTCAACGGCTCAGGCGGCGGCCAGAAGACCAAGGACAGCCTGAACCAGTAG
- a CDS encoding type II secretion system F family protein — protein MAHFNYKAVNPAGKTVTGTIEAVDRNTALNVLYKDKMRPLTLTIASGSKKNMNINILGAGRVKSDALVVFTRQLSTMVSAGVPLLKALGTLQAQSESAALKTTLADVVKDVQGGMSLGDALGKHPKVFNDVYVNMVRAGEAAGILDDILKRVASQQERNATIRKKVKGAMTYPMVLIGITIGSFFVLMLFVVPKIGGIIKDLGGPDAELPALTQAMLSISDFLQAYWYFVFAGVIAGVIVLKRYISTKQGKEQFHALILKVPALGTIIKKVAVARFARTFASLMGAGVSVLEALKVTGRAIGNRSYEKSLEEAAKQVQNGKQLSDCLQNNPLFPAIVPQMLAVGEETGQTDTVLVKVADFYEEEVNVAIDGISGIIEPVMIVMMGGMVGVIAISVLGPISSISQNIK, from the coding sequence ATGGCACACTTCAACTACAAAGCTGTCAATCCTGCCGGCAAGACCGTCACCGGCACTATCGAGGCCGTCGACCGCAACACCGCGCTCAACGTCCTCTACAAGGACAAGATGCGTCCCTTGACGCTGACCATCGCCTCGGGCAGCAAGAAGAACATGAATATCAACATCCTTGGTGCCGGCCGCGTCAAGAGTGACGCCCTGGTGGTCTTCACCCGTCAGCTCAGCACCATGGTCAGCGCCGGCGTGCCGCTGCTAAAGGCGCTTGGCACCCTGCAGGCCCAGTCCGAAAGCGCTGCTCTCAAAACCACCTTGGCCGATGTCGTCAAGGATGTCCAAGGCGGTATGTCACTGGGTGACGCCCTGGGCAAGCACCCCAAGGTCTTTAACGACGTCTACGTCAACATGGTCCGCGCCGGCGAGGCTGCCGGTATTCTCGATGACATCCTTAAGCGTGTCGCTTCACAGCAGGAGCGCAACGCCACCATCCGTAAGAAGGTCAAGGGTGCCATGACGTATCCGATGGTGCTGATCGGCATTACCATCGGCTCGTTCTTCGTGCTGATGCTGTTCGTCGTGCCCAAGATCGGCGGCATCATCAAGGACCTGGGCGGTCCCGATGCCGAACTGCCGGCCCTGACCCAGGCCATGTTGAGCATCAGTGATTTCCTGCAGGCCTACTGGTACTTCGTCTTTGCCGGTGTCATCGCCGGTGTCATCGTGCTGAAGCGCTACATTTCGACCAAACAGGGTAAGGAGCAGTTCCATGCCCTCATTCTTAAGGTGCCGGCGCTGGGTACTATCATCAAGAAGGTCGCCGTGGCCCGCTTTGCCCGCACCTTCGCCTCACTGATGGGCGCCGGTGTCAGCGTGCTTGAAGCCCTCAAGGTAACCGGCCGCGCCATTGGTAACCGCAGCTATGAGAAGTCGCTCGAGGAAGCTGCCAAGCAGGTGCAGAATGGCAAGCAGCTGTCCGACTGCCTGCAGAACAATCCGCTCTTCCCCGCCATCGTGCCGCAGATGCTGGCCGTGGGTGAAGAAACCGGCCAGACTGATACCGTCCTGGTCAAGGTCGCCGACTTTTACGAAGAAGAGGTCAACGTGGCCATCGATGGCATCAGCGGCATCATCGAGCCGGTCATGATTGTCATGATGGGCGGCATGGTGGGTGTTATCGCCATCAGCGTGCTCGGACCCATCAGCAGCATCTCGCAGAACATCAAGTAG